CCGCTGCTGGGCGTGATCGGGGAGCGTTTCGACCGTCGCCTGATGGCGGCCTCCGGGCCAGCCCTGACGGGCCTGGGCCTGAGTTTCGTGGGGTACGCGCCCGCCTTCGGGATGCTGCTGCTGCTCGTGGCGCTCGCGGGCTTCGGGAGCGGCTTCTTCCACCCGGCGGGCGCGGCGTACACGGCGCGGTACAGTCCGCTGCAGCAGCGCGGCCTGTGGGCCAGCATCTTCAGTGCGGGCGGCACGGCCGGCATGGCGCTCGGCCCGGTGTTCGCCGGGGTGGGCCTGCACGCCCTGCCGCTCCTCGCGCCGATCGGGCTGGTCGTGGCGGGCGTCTCGTACGCCGTGACGCCCAGCGACCGGCCCGCCGGGCGGCGCGTGACGCTGCCCGAGTACCTGAACATCTTCCGGGGGCCGATGGTGCGCCTGTGGGCCATGGCGGTCCTGCGGTCCCTGGCGAGCATGGGGTACAACGCCATGCTGCCGTTCATCATGCTGTCGCGCGGCTTCGGGACGCGCGAGACGGCCATCACGCTCGGCATCTTCGCGGTGGCGTCCGCGGTGGGCGGCATCGTGGGCGGCCGCATCTCGGACCGGGTGGGGCGCGTGCCGGTGCTGCGCAGCGCCATCGTGGCCACCATTCCGCTGTTCGCGGCCCTGATCTTCAGTTCGCCCTCGCAGTGGTGGTTCTACCCGCTGACCTTCGTGGTCGCGGCCCTCGTGAACGCCAGCATCCCGGTGGGCGTGGTGACGGCGCAGGAGTACGCGCCGCAGCACGTGGCCGTGGCGAGCAGCATCATGATGGGCTTCTCGTGGGGCTTCGCGGGCCTGCTGGTGTTCGCGGTGGGCCTGCTGGCCGACGCGACCACCCCGACTGTCGCGGCGCTCGCCAGCCTGACGCTGCTGGTCCCGAGCGCGTTCCTGGCCGCGACCCTGCCGGAGCCGGAGAAACGCACGTTCTGAAGGCCGAGCTTCAGCGTTCCGGCAGGGCGTGCTGCTCGTACAGGCGCGTGAAGGCCTCCACCACCTGCGGGTCGAACTGCCGTCCTGCCGTGCGGTGCAGGTACAGCAGGGCCTGCACGGGCGTCCAGGCGGGCTTGTAGGGGCGTTCGCTGACGAGCGCGTCGTAGGTGTCCACGGCACTCACGATGCGTCCGGACAGCGGGATGGAGGTGCCGGACAGGCCCTGCGGGTAGCCGCTGCCGTCCCAGTGCTCGTGGTGCGAGAGGGCGACTTCCGCCGCGAGGCGCAGCAGGGGGCTGGTGCTGCGCGCGAGGAGGCGGGCGCCGAGTTCGGCGTGCGTGCGCATCACGCTCCACTCGCCGCTCGTGAGTTTGCCTTCCTTGAGGAGGATCGCGTCGGGAATGGCGAGCTTTCCGATGTCGTGCAGGCGCGCCGCGAGGCTCAGGGAGCGGACGTCCGCGTCGCTCATGCCGAGCTCCTGCGCCACGCGGGCGCTCGCGTCGCCCACCCAGCGGGCGTGCGGGCCGAGCGGCGCGTCGCGGAACTCGGCGGCCGACGCGAGCAGTTCGGTCATCTCGACCTGCGTGGCCTCCAGCTGCGCGGTGTACTCCGCGACCGTCTGTTCGAGCAGGTGCTCCTGCCGGTTCAGTTCGCCTTCCTGACGGCTGTACGCGCGGCTGAGACGCAGCACGCTG
The nucleotide sequence above comes from Deinococcus aquiradiocola. Encoded proteins:
- a CDS encoding MFS transporter, with amino-acid sequence MQARQAGPTQAARGAVSIALAVTLGHFINDAYGAMLTPLSPALRGQYGVSIAAVTLLASVFSLTSSVLQPLLGVIGERFDRRLMAASGPALTGLGLSFVGYAPAFGMLLLLVALAGFGSGFFHPAGAAYTARYSPLQQRGLWASIFSAGGTAGMALGPVFAGVGLHALPLLAPIGLVVAGVSYAVTPSDRPAGRRVTLPEYLNIFRGPMVRLWAMAVLRSLASMGYNAMLPFIMLSRGFGTRETAITLGIFAVASAVGGIVGGRISDRVGRVPVLRSAIVATIPLFAALIFSSPSQWWFYPLTFVVAALVNASIPVGVVTAQEYAPQHVAVASSIMMGFSWGFAGLLVFAVGLLADATTPTVAALASLTLLVPSAFLAATLPEPEKRTF
- a CDS encoding HD-GYP domain-containing protein, whose product is MTAAPTEPDPLTPLEGARLDQARQRLHDAKLRLERLEGEDQGPDGESNHPDLAAAHWELSMAYQGVGQYEQALKHHQSFYLHDVSRRNERAQASVLRLSRAYSRQEGELNRQEHLLEQTVAEYTAQLEATQVEMTELLASAAEFRDAPLGPHARWVGDASARVAQELGMSDADVRSLSLAARLHDIGKLAIPDAILLKEGKLTSGEWSVMRTHAELGARLLARSTSPLLRLAAEVALSHHEHWDGSGYPQGLSGTSIPLSGRIVSAVDTYDALVSERPYKPAWTPVQALLYLHRTAGRQFDPQVVEAFTRLYEQHALPER